A window of Halovivax gelatinilyticus genomic DNA:
ACGTTCGAACGAACCGAGTCAGCCGGTTGGTCACCGGACGTACCCGCACGTGAGCACGACCCACGCAACCCTTATCCGTGCCCCGACTCTCTCCTAAGACGCAATGGCAAACGGTAAAGTTGATTTCTTCAACGACACAGGCGGTTACGGCTTCATTTCGACGGACGACGCGGACGATGACGTTTTCTTCCACATGGAAGACGTTGGCGGCCCGGACCTCGAAGAAGGCACCGAGATCGAATTTGACATCGAACAGGCCCCCAAGGGCCCCCGCGCGACGAACGTCGAACGCCTGTAACACGGCCGCTCTAGCGTTTCAGTCGACACCAATTTTCGAAGACACACCGATCGACGAGCGACAGCTGGTTCGGTGACCGGCTCCCGATCGACGGAATACACATCGGTTCAGTCGCCACCACGTCGGCCGGAAACCGCTCAGGGTGACCGATCGGGGACGCCAGTCAGCAACTGACCGACGTCGTGAATATTGCGCGTCTCGAGTAACAACTCCGCGGCCTCCCGGAGCGTGAACGACGCGTCGATCTCGACGCCGTAACACCGGGCGTAACACTCGAACCAGTCGTTCATCGCCCGCTCTAGCGCGTCGAACTCCGCGGGCGAAAACCGAACGAGCCGGCCGCCCGTCCGGCCTTCGACGTACAGCCATATCGCCCGACCGGCCCCG
This region includes:
- a CDS encoding cold-shock protein; the encoded protein is MANGKVDFFNDTGGYGFISTDDADDDVFFHMEDVGGPDLEEGTEIEFDIEQAPKGPRATNVERL